Proteins found in one Triticum urartu cultivar G1812 chromosome 4, Tu2.1, whole genome shotgun sequence genomic segment:
- the LOC125553163 gene encoding receptor like protein kinase S.2-like, translating into MDRKTSTSHIDILERLLLDESAEPTDLPLSLLRDITNGFSLGNKIGSGGYAVVYKGVVGKGMVAVKLLNTFGIHENKFQEEVKCLIKAKHKNIVRFLGYCADTQDATCGLNWRERYRIIRGVCDGLLFLHEKRILHLDLKPTNILLDGHMVPKIADFGLSRCLGEEQTRSITQNLWGTLRYMDPEYIRSRQITHASDIYSLGVIIMEILTGVRQYLKDEHVVQSWMIRLEASEGDMQLEQVRVCYKIAIECMDLDPKKRPVARHIVSRLDKMTSAEYLDETSIGSSVFEPQISLPREQSGERIGKLAAESLQVDIEEGQQKLDQLPLQEVQAPLQGIGKLASESLQKADVEEHLEILVDVPQNLGRLHYDEDQKRVGQLSLWGGQNTTEKVNRHGASNSSSTSTGFNELNILGIDNKKAHMIFNRNNRRTLEQSHFLNIFRKEELRPILRSSNLIRESGSTKVYKGVVDNTMVAVKKTFNAQNKQLEKEVIIHSQIIHKNIACLIGCCLEMDSPILVYEFLPRGSLHGILHSGNKVPLNLDVRLNIVAESAQGLAYLHSQARTKIVHGDVKPASILLDENFIPNISGFGTSRLIERDGQHTRLIISDKTYMDPVYLQTGLLTEKSDVYSFGIVVLELISRKKATHTNDDWLVQSFIKVHKEGKKATELFDKEIAVTTRDLELLDCLTKIAVQCLNLNVDERPMMTDVAERLVILNRSYRLHARHISADYSEEAEIRSSFVVHRKVGHLPLQGVQDTNYRGTSNSSSVSTGFYKLNNLDIFNWKSHRNFNRHNMHILEKSHFIKIFTNEELKSILRNTNFIGEGAFAVIYRCVVDNSLVMVKKLINNNEREIENLGNEVLIHSQVSHKNIVRLIGCSLEMDTHMLVYELLPRRSLYDILHNGSMVPPNLDVRLNIVAESAQGLAYLHSQARTRNLHGNVKPASILLDDDYTPKISGFGLSRLIVRDKEHTSVVIGDMAYMDPLYMQTGLLTLKSDVYSFGVVILEIISGKKPRHSDKKSIVRSFIEVHKEGKKATDLFDKEIAVTTGDLDILDCLTKIAVECLNLDVDQRPTMTDVAERLLILNRSRRSKVICQ; encoded by the exons ATGGACCGCAAAACCAGTACAAGTCACATCGACATCCTGGAGAGGCTTCTGCTTGATGAAAGTGCAGAGCCCACAGAcctgccattgtcacttctgagaGACATAACAAATGGTTTTTCTCTTGGTAACAAAATTGGTAGTGGCGGTTATGCGGTGGTTTATAAG GGAGTGGTCGGGAAAGGCATGGTTGCCGTGAAGTTGTTAAACACGTTTGgtattcatgagaataaattcCAAGAAGAGGTTAAATGCCTTATAAAGGCCAAGCACAAGAATATAGTACGGTTTCTGGGGTATTGCGCTGACACACAAG ATGCAACTTGTGGGCTTAATTGGAGGGAGCGGTATCGAATAATCAGGGGGGTCTGTGATGGTTTACTTTTTCTCCACGAGAAGAGAATTCTTCATTTGGACCTGAAGCCCACTAATATATTGCTAGATGGTCACATGGTACCCAAAATTGCTGACTTTGGTTTGTCAAGATGCCTCGGTGAAGAGCAAACCCGTTCTATTACTCAAAATCTATGGGGAACACT GAGATACATGGATCCAGAATACATCAGATCAAGACAAATCACGCACGCGTCGGACATATATAGTCTTGGTGTTATAATAATGGAGATACTGACAGGCGTGAGGCAGTATCTCAAAGATGAACAC GTAGTTCAAAGTTGGATGATTCGGTTGGAGGCATCAGAGGGGGACATGCAATTGGAACAAGTAAGAGTATGCTATAAGATAGCGATAGAGTGCATGGACTTGGACCCGAAGAAGAGACCAGTTGCACGCCATATAGTTAGTAGGCTTGATAAAATGACAAGTGCAGAATATTTAGATGAAACTAGCATTGGCAGTTCAGTATTTGAGCCGCAGATAAGTTTACCAAGGGAACAATCTGGAGAAAGAATTGGAAAGCTTGCAGCAGAGAGCCTCCAGGTGGATATTGAGGAAGGTCAACAAAAACTAGACCAATTACCATTACAGGAAGTGCAAGCTCCATTACAGGGAATTGGCAAGCTCGCATCCGAGAGCCTCCAGAAGGCAGATGTGGAGGAACACTTGGAAATACTGGTAGATGTTCCACAAAATCTTGGAAGGCTTCATTACGATGAAGACCAAAAGAGAGTAGGCCAGTTATCATTATGGGGTGGACAAAATACGACGGAAAAGGTCAACCGCCATGGTGCAAGCAATTCTAGCTCTACCTCTACTGGGTTCAACGAGTTGAACATTTTGGGAATTGACAACAAGAAAGCACACATGATTTTCAATAGGAACAACAGGCGTACATTAGAACAGTCGCATTTTCTGAATATCTTCAGAAAGGAGGAGCTCAGGCCAATACTAAGGAGTAGCAATCTCATTAGAGAAAGTGGGTCCACTAAAGTTTACAAAGGAGTTGTTGATAATACAATGGTTGCAGTAAAGAAAACATTTAATGCTCAGAACAAGCAATTAGAAAAGGAGGTTATCATCCACTCTCAAATCATCCACAAGAACATTGCTTGTCTCATAGGTTGTTGCCTAGAAATGGATAGCCCCATTCTCGTTTATGAGTTCCTCCCCAGAGGAAGCCTTCATGGCATTCTTCACAGCGGCAACAAGGTGCCTCTAAACTTGGATGTGCGTCTAAATATTGTTGCAGAATCAGCACAAGGTCTAGCTTATCTGCATTCACAAGCTCGTACCAAAATCGTGCATGGTGATGTAAAACCGGCAAGTATACTCTTGGATGAAAATTTTATACCAAATATCTCAGGCTTTGGCACGTCGAGGTTGATTGAGAGGGATGGGCAACACACTAGACTCATCATCAGTGACAAGACTTATATGGATCCAGTATACCTGCAAACAGGGTTATTGACCGAGAAAAGTGATGTCTATAGTTTTGGAATTGTGGTCTTGGAGCTCATTAGTAGGAAAAAGGCCACTCATACTAATGATGACTGGTTAGTGCAAAGTTTCATTAAAGTTCACAAAGAAGGGAAGAAAGCAACCGAGCTATTTGACAAGGAAATTGCAGTAACAACAAGAGATTTGGAGCTTCTTGACTGTCTGACAAAGATTGCCGTGCAATGTCTTAACCTTAATGTGGATGAAAGGCCCATGATGACAGATGTTGCAGAGCGCCTTGTCATATTGAATCGATCTTATAGGTTACATGCACGACACATAAGTGCTGACTATTCAGAGGAAGCTGAAATCAGAAGTTCATTTGTTGTGCATCGAAAAGTTGGCCACTTACCATTACAGGGAGTGCAAGACACGAACTATCGTGGCACAAGCAATTCTAGCTCTGTCTCTACTGGGTTCTACAAGTTGAACAATTTGGACATTTTCAACTGGAAATCACACAGGAATTTCAATAGGCACAACATGCATATATTAGAGAAGTCACATTTTATAAAGATTTTCACGAATGAGGAGCTCAAATCAATACTAAGGAACACAAATTTCATTGGAGAAGGTGCTTTCGCTGTAATTTACAGGTGCGTTGTTGATAATTCACTGGTCATGGTAAAGAAACTAATCAATAATAATGAGAGAGAGATTGAAAATCTTGGGAATGAAGTCCTCATCCATTCACAAGTCAGCCACAAGAACATCGTTAGGCTCATAGGTTGTTCCCTAGAAATGGATACTCACATGCTAGTGTACGAGTTGCTCCCCAGAAGAAGCCTTTATGACATTCTTCACAACGGCAGTATGGTGCCTCCCAACTTGGATGTGCGTTTAAATATCGTTGCGGAATCAGCACAAGGTTTGGCATATCTGCATTCACAAGCTCGTACCAGAAACCTACATGGCAATGTTAAACCAGCAAGTATACTCTTGGACGATGACTATACACCAAAGATCTCAGGCTTTGGCCTATCGAGGTTGATTGTGAGAGATAAGGAGCATACTTCTGTCGTCATCGGTGACATGGCCTATATGGATCCATTGTATATGCAAACAGGCCTATTGACCTTGAAAAGTGATGTCTACAGTTTTGGAGTTGTGATACTGGAGATCATTAGCGGGAAGAAGCCCCGTCATTCTGATAAGAAAAGCATAGTGAGGAGTTTCATTGAAGTTCACAAAGAAGGGAAGAAAGCAACCGATCTGTTTGACAAGGAAATTGCGGTAACAACAGGAGATCTGGACATTCTTGATTGTCTGACAAAGATTGCTGTGGAATGTCTTAACCTTGATGTGGATCAAAGGCCAACGATGACAGATGTTGCAGAGCGCCTTCTCATACTGAATCGATCTCGTAGGTCAAAAGTTATTTGCCAATAA